TGTTCTCTTGAAGTTCTCAGTTGGGAACTTGGGCTTTAGACAAATATTTACAAGGCTCCTAATTTTGTGGTTTGACTTGGTAGCTTAGTGCCACATTAATTTTACTCTTCCTATCATTGGATTCCCCCCTGGTTCTAATTGCCTGTTCTCACATGTTATAAGTTTCAAGTTAAATTAAAATTATGGTAATATAATTTTAATGGTTGAGAATGCATATGCTCACTGTTTACAGGTTGGACAATCTTATAATGGAAGCAATAACCAACTTGAAGGAACCTGCTGGTTCTAATAAGACTACTATTGGAACATACATAGAGGTAGTTAGTTCTATAGGATATACTTCCTTTTTTTTTGCTGTATTCTGCATGCCTGCCTAAATTGGTAGCAACCCCTCAGAAATATTTGTCAAGTCCTAAACTTTTCAGAGGCGTGGACTAACAATAGATGATCTCCCTTTTTTAATGTACCTTTGCCAGTAGACGTGTCCTTATAATCTTTTCCTGTATTAACTCAAATATCTGTTATTCTGCAGGAACAATACTGGGCACCTCCAAACTTTAAAAGACTCCTTTCTGCCAAATTGAAGTTTTTGACTAATACTGGTAGACTGATCAAGGTAAGTCTGATGGAATCTTTATGCAATGTGAGTGGTAGTGCTGAACTATGATGCCGAGTCGCTGCTACTTTTGTTAGATAGATTTTAGCAATAGCTAATCTGTTACACCACATATATTGAGGGCTTGTGATATTTTGCTGATCGTACTGTCTATCAACAAATCTCACTCTTTTGGACTACTGTGATTGAATTATTATAAGGATGATCTATTAATGTAATTCGTATGAGTGACTGAGATTGTGATTTCTTTTAGGGTATCAATATGTTCTTTAGGTTGTAATGCTTATGTGGACCTTTTGTGGTTGAACTTAACAGGCTATCTTTGAATATTTTTTACCCGTTTTAAAAAAATATAGAATGATTTTGGACAACAAAAATAAGAAAATAGGATAAATAATGAAATAATATATAGAATGATTTAGGAGAAGAATGTAGTGTATGGGACTGTGGTTAATGGACTTGATAATTTTTGGTGAATAAAGATATCCAATGAATTTGTCAGATGTTACCCGGATGGTTACTTTCGGCTTGTTAAATATGTAGTATAAGTGGCGGTCCCTTTTTTTCATATCATTTTTGTTATCTACAACATTTGTTCGATACATGGATTGGCAAGTATGTAGCACTGTCCATGTCAACTACAATCAGATCCAAGACAGTTAAGATAACTGTCAATCGTGGTCAGAACATAAGCAGAGACTTGCATCTTTATTTAATGCAAATGATAAGTTCTCCGGAACCTTATTTACTTCTCTCAGCCAGAAAGATAATGATTATGATTCAAGGAATGGATTTTTTGACAGTCTTGCTTCATTAGTTTACCTCAAATATAATACAGAACATGtatctggttgttttgttctCAAATGATAACAATGAAGTAATTCCGATCTTTAGTCTTGGTTAAATTGCTTCATTTTTCTGTAAGAAGTTGTAGTCCTCCTTGTTTTGTTCGTTCTGTAAACTGTTATATATCCTATTGCAGATGAAGCGGAAGTACAGAATTGCACCCACTTCAGTTTCACCTGACAAAAGGAAACAGCCTTCCATGTTACTCCTTGAGGGAAAACAGAGGTCTTCTCTTAAAGCTGATAGGGATGAGGTTTACGCACCTACAAAGCCCGAGATTGATGCAGAGTTGGCTAAGATGAGAAGCATGACTCCAGAGCAggctgctgctgttgctgctagAGCAGTTGCTGAGGCAGAAATTGCTATGGCAGAGGCTGAAGAAGCAGCAAGGGAGGCGGAGGCCGCAGAAGCTGATGCAGAAGCTGCACAAGCTTTTGCAGAAGCGGCAATGAAGACCCTGAAAGGCAGAAGCAGCAACCCACGAGTTGTAAGATCATACATTCCCTTCTACGTTCCTTTCAAGTTGGTATAGAGTTTGACCTAATAAGTTTTAATGAAAACTTACAGAATTTGCACATGATTCGTGCTTGATGAAAATAACAATGGAGCAACCTGGATCTCAGTTCAAAACTTCTAGGTTTTTGACGCAGTTCGTGAAACATCTTCGTTTGTAGTTGTAAATAATGTTAAGGCCTGTTGTCAAATCCAAATGTTGAAGTAAATTGTCCAGACATCTAGTTCCAGTTATTATGAAAATACTTGGAATGCTAAATTACTATTACTGGGCCGTTAATGAGTGTTGGTGCCTGGGTTTTAAATTTTCTGCTAAAATTCTGGAAATCTTATGCAAGTTTGAGAATATTTTTCGCAAACCTTTTTAGAAATGTACGTATTTCTTAGGACCATAATCGAAGTTTTTCACGAAATCAAAATTGAACTCATATACACTAATATTATACTGTGTGCAAGCTCGGCTCAAATTATAAATCTGTGATTATTCTTGATTCGTTGACAAAGTGAACCGAATTGAGATTAAGATTTTTCCGAAATAAACTCCATTTTAAAAATTAACGTAGGCCTGTATAACAACTACCATTTTGTACTCTAGTCTAGTCTCTAGTGGTACAAACTTTTATACTACATATATCGATAGTGAATTTATTTTAAAGAGTTGTTTATGAGGGTAGTTTATTTAACAGGTCCTATAATCCTATTCCAGAGCAAGGGTTGTTGCATCATATCGTATCATGGTAGATTATTGCAGTTCATGATGGAGGCCCATTTTTTCCAACATACCAACCGTTCAGCTCCAATCATTGCTCATATTTCATGTTTCTGAATATGAcccttaaaatcaattatttaaatttttttaccGATCACGTATAGTACAAAAAACATGTGCATTTAAGGAGTCAATATAAAACTCTTAACGAATAATCTATCAAAAAATTTTAGTTGGtgattatttttatgttaatacAGCTAGCTTGAGCATCAAAGCTTAATTAAAGAATGAAATGGTTGTTAATACTTAAATGCAGCTTGTTTGGAGGATGGTGTTGTATAATAAACCTTTTCTTTGGCTTTTCTGGTGTTGACTAAATTATGATAGCAATAGCTTTGTAATGTATCATCTAAGAGTGTTTTACTACCTGTTTCTATTTATAACTTCGCAAAAATTGTCAACAAAGTGTTGGTGCAGTGGTTGAACTCTTGTACTCCTTCCAGTAAGTCAGGATTTCGATTAAACTTGGGAAAAATTCAGGCACAAATTGTAACAAACAGAGATGACACAAGTGTTAGAATTGCAGTCCTTCACCACAAATGCATTACCCTTTGCTGTAATGATAATGGCAGAGTGCATGGAAGTGATGTTTATAAGTCTTGGCAAGGCAGCACTGAACAACGGGATCAGCTCCTTTGTTTTTGTTGCTTATTATAACCTCTTGGCTACCCTAATTTTTCTTCCGTTTTTCGTTCTTCATGTCTGCAGGTTCGTGATCCTACTTTTGTTTCTGCTATTATTATGATCTTGATTTCAGTACTAATACGACGAATCCAATAAGAGAAAATTTCTTTGTTCTTCTTTCCAGAGGTAATCAGCTTCCACTTACTTTCTCTCTACTGTGTAGATTCTTTCTACTTGGGCTAGTTGGGTAAGAATGATATTAACTTATCTATTGTTTGCTCATTATAATTTATGATATGCTCAATTGTGTAGAACTGTGATAAAGATTTCGGCAACAGAATGTGTCTTTTGCAGATATGTGGTTATGTAGGTATTGACTACGCCTCTGCGACTCTGGGAGTTGCCATGGGGAACTTGATACCCGCTTTCACATTCTTGTTTGCGATTGCCTTAAGGTAGGATTTATCAGTATTGGTAGGTTACATTCGAATAGATGTTTGATGAACATGTCTTTTGCAACATTTTGGTGTTTAATGATGTTTTAGGATGGAGAATCTTGATCTAAGAAGATTGAGCAGCGTAACAAAAGTTCTAGGCGCGGCAATAGCAATATCTGGAGCGTTTCTGATAATTTTTTACAAAGGCCAAGCAATATATACAGTTGTGTCTTCTTCAAGTTCAGCTCAACAGCTCCTACTCTCAAAGCATTCAAATTGGGTACTTGGCGGTGGTTTTCTTACAATCACTTGCTTTTCTGCAGCAATATGGAACATTTTACAGGTCAAATTTTATAGGCACAAAAGTTTCCTTTGAATCTTAGCACATGCTGCTTAGATATTGCATGATACCTTGATAAACTCCTGCATATATCATGAACTAATCTACTTATCTTTTTGGGTTCTGAAACTGCAATTAGGGAGTTGGATTTTTTTCGCAACAGGTTTGTTTACAGGGGTATTTCAATGTTTACTTTTTCTTTTTGCAAGAACAGACATAAGTTTTCAAATTTCTAAATGTTTCAATCATACATTTCAAATGTATATGCACTATTAAGCCACAGTATCTGCTATTGACTCTTAGTCTCTTACACTCAGGCGGCAACCATTAAGGTGTACTCTGACGTAACGACTGTAAACTTTTTCTTTTGTTTATTTGGATCCGTCCAATGTA
This sequence is a window from Apium graveolens cultivar Ventura chromosome 9, ASM990537v1, whole genome shotgun sequence. Protein-coding genes within it:
- the LOC141684486 gene encoding telomere repeat-binding factor 1; the encoded protein is MGAPKQKWTSEEESALKAGVKKHGAGKWRTILKDPEFSGVLYLRSNVDLKDKWRNMSVIANGWGSREKARLALKRMHQNSKDDDGSMALAHLDQSDEEMLDEQPLAISMGSPPQTGSSKRSIIRLDNLIMEAITNLKEPAGSNKTTIGTYIEEQYWAPPNFKRLLSAKLKFLTNTGRLIKMKRKYRIAPTSVSPDKRKQPSMLLLEGKQRSSLKADRDEVYAPTKPEIDAELAKMRSMTPEQAAAVAARAVAEAEIAMAEAEEAAREAEAAEADAEAAQAFAEAAMKTLKGRSSNPRVNLHMIRA
- the LOC141683126 gene encoding WAT1-related protein At5g40240-like encodes the protein MTQVLELQSFTTNALPFAVMIMAECMEVMFISLGKAALNNGISSFVFVAYYNLLATLIFLPFFVLHVCRGNQLPLTFSLLCRFFLLGLVGMCLLQICGYVGIDYASATLGVAMGNLIPAFTFLFAIALRMENLDLRRLSSVTKVLGAAIAISGAFLIIFYKGQAIYTVVSSSSSAQQLLLSKHSNWVLGGGFLTITCFSAAIWNILQAATIKVYSDVTTVNFFFCLFGSVQCTTIALYVERDRGSWVLKPGIEMIAMVFAAVNCVTRASLLTWCLHRKGPVYISMFKPVSTAIAMITGIIFLGDSLYIGSVLGAATICVGFYALVWGQNQEKNMVTADFACEPESSTQTALLLQ